The following coding sequences are from one Xiphias gladius isolate SHS-SW01 ecotype Sanya breed wild chromosome 14, ASM1685928v1, whole genome shotgun sequence window:
- the LOC120799124 gene encoding apolipoprotein D-like produces MKAMQVISLTLLAVLTASAQDLKLGKCPEPAVEAKFDVTRYIGKWYGIKKLPTTFQTGQCSTATYSLKSPGVIGVLNSELQDDGTITSTTGSAKVKNPAEPAKLEVSFLETSPPAPYWVLSTDYEGHSLVYSCTEKGLFYKELTWILSREPTLPEETIEELESILTSIGVSVDKMVPTNQDADYCSAMHQ; encoded by the exons ATGAAGGCCATGCAGGTGATTTCCTTGACTCTGCTGGCTGTTCTCACAGCcagcgctcaggacctcaagTTGGGCAAATGTCCCGAGCCTGCCGTTGAGGCTAAATTTGATGTCACCAGG TACATTGGTAAGTGGTATGGGATCAAGAAGCTCCCGACAACCTTCCAGACAGGTCAGTGCAGCACTGCCACCTACAGCCTGAAGAGTCCTGGAGTCATCGGGGTCCTCAACAGTGAGCTGCA ggaTGATGGAACCATTACTTCTACCACCGGCTCTGCCAAGGTGAAGAACCCCGCTGAGCCTGCAAAGCTGGAGGTCTCCTTCCTTGAAA CATCTCCCCCTGCTCCCTACTGGGTGCTCTCCACCGATTACGAGGGTCACTCTCTGGTCTACAGCTGCACCGAAAAGGGCCTGTTCTACAAGGAGCTGACCTGGATCCTCAGCAGGGAGCCCACCCTGCCCGAGGAGACCATCGAGGAGCTGGAAAGCATCCTGACCTCCATTGGAGTCAGTGTTGACAAGATGGTCCCCACCAACCAGGATGCAGATTACTGCAGCGCCATGCACCAGTAA
- the LOC120799275 gene encoding apolipoprotein D-like gives MNAIQVISLTLLSVLAANAQVIMPGRCPKPAVQENFDAARYLGTWYEIQRLPHSFQKGECSTATYSLKSPGVVVVLNRELLADGTINSISGSAKAKNPSEPAKLLVSFFENSPPGPYWVLSTDYDSYSLVYSCTDLGVLHVELAWILSRQPTLPEETMEELHSTLSSIGVSVDKLLTTNQDAAYCSAMHQ, from the exons ATGAATGCCATCCAGGTGATTTCCCTCACGCTGCTGTCCGTTCTGGCAGCCAATGCTCAGGTCATCATGCCGGGAAGATGCCCCAAGCCTGCTGTTCAGGAGAACTTTGATGCTGCCAGG TATCTTGGTACGTGGTATGAAATCCAGAGACTGCCACACTCTTTCCAGAAGGGTGAGTGCAGCACTGCCACCTACAGTCTGAAAAGCCCTGGAGTAGTTGTTGTCCTCAACAGGGAGCTGCT CGCTGACGGGACCATTAACTCCATCAGTGGCTCTGCCAAGGCCAAGAACCCCTCTGAGCCTGCCAAGCTGCTGGTCTCCTTCTTTGAGA ACTCTCCCCCTGGCCCTTACTGGGTTCTGTCCACCGACTATGACAGCTACTCCCTGGTCTACAGCTGCACTGATCTCGGTGTGCTCCACGTGGAGCTCGCCTGGATCCTGAGCAGGCAGCCCACCCTGCCCGAGGAGACCATGGAGGAGCTGCATAGCACCCTGTCCTCCATTGGAGTCAGTGTGGACAAGCTGCTCACCACGAACCAGGATGCAGCTTACTGCAGCGCCATGCACCAGTAA
- the samd7 gene encoding sterile alpha motif domain-containing protein 7 produces the protein MTPREQLRKMTALGEQGALDEKHWYRLVNGMSPGELRQRQELIMRNQMAMAPQILAQSQQRLQGVPAQFEPHFMERELVPPTEMVPSEARQIHIGPHLGPPLPPHASVLPGRAFPGAASYGFLPSEPMETVARRQELIHKQNIARMEMNAILHQKELENAHQKGLMGIENPMSYPSNPMAFRGRQRMPDGHDVFVHRPTLDELHSNSILMSASPYPPISTLHRERGRRAGRRPTAHKSAESHVANLKGQTEDKCVEQSPGATSGEEKEVEAKGDIGEECATSKTHHQAKTDSELATGSRKNYKEGEAALRKACVNSQDSCPDVANSGTNDKDISSQCSAFQEKFMYPSAGGALAGMPYVFPVPGNGFLPPGPPNLFLNGDEVSEDIRKWTVNDVYNFINSIPTCSEYAQTFKDHMIDGETLPLLSEEHLLDTLGLKLGPTLKIRSQVSKRLGSMLYMMNLPLSTAALHATPEKPGDRSSEISSPVNCNSEEMMASPRDPDVHKSTEHLHETENNSPPSASSETA, from the exons ATGACTCCACGGGAGCAGCTGAGGAAGATGACGGCACTGGGAGAGCAGGGAGCTTTGGATGAGAAGCACTGGTACCGGCTAGTCAACGGCATGTCACctggag AGCTGAGGCAGAGGCAGGAGCTGATAATGAGGAACCAGATGGCCATGGCGCCACAGATCCTCGCCCAGAGTCAGCAGAGGTTACAAGGTGTCCCAGCACAGTTCGAACCTCACTTCATGGAGAG GGAGTTGGTCCCCCCCACCGAGATGGTACCTTCTGAGGCCAGACAGATCCACATCGGGCCTCACCTGGGTCCACCTCTGCCTCCACATGCGAGTGTCCTGCCTGGGAGGGCTTTCCCCGGAGCAG CCAGCTATGGCTTCTTGCCCTCAGAGCCAATGGAAACAGTCGCCCGTCGACAGGAGCTCATTCACAAGCAAAATATAGCCAG AATGGAGATGAATGCCATCCTGCATCAGAAGGAGCTGGAAAATGCCCACCAGAAGGGACTGATGGGAATCGAAAATCCCATGTCTTACCCTTCCAACCCCATGGCCTTTAGAGGTCGTCAACGGATGCCCGATGGCCACGATGTCTTCGTCCACCGTCCCACCCTGGACGAACTTCACTCCAACAGCATACTCATGTCGGCGAGCCCTTACCCACCAATCAGCACGctgcacagagagaggggacGCAGGGCCGGCAGAAGACCGACAGCTCACAAGAGTGCAGAAAGCCATGTGGCCAACCTGAAGGGCCAAACTGAAGATAAATGTGTAGAGCAGAGCCCGGGAGCCACATcgggggaggagaaagaggtggaGGCAAAGGGGGACATAGGAGAGGAGTGTGCCACCAGTAAAACGCATCATCAGGCAAAAACAGACTCTGAGCTGGCcacaggaagcaggaagaaCTACAAAGAGGGGGAGGCAGCCCTGCGTAAAGCCTGTGTGAACAGTCAAGATAGTTGCCCTGATGTGGCCAACAGTGGCACAAATGACAAGGACATATCCAGCCAATGTTCAGCTTTCCAAGAGAAATTCATGTATCCCTCTGCAGGTGGAGCACTCGCAGGGATGCCTTACGTGTTCCCAGTCCCTGGAAATGGTTTCCTTCCACCTG GTCCACCAAATCTCTTTCTTAATGGTGATGAGGTGTCTGAGGATATAAGGAAGTGGACAGTGAATGATGTTTACAACTTTATCAACAGTATACCCACATGTTCAGAATACGCTCAG ACGTTCAAGGACCACATGATTGACGGGGAGACGCTGCCCCTCCTCTCAGAGGAGCATCTACTAGACACACTGGGGCTCAAGCTGGGGCCGACTCTTAAGATCCGCTCACAG GTGTCCAAGCGCCTTGGCAGCATGTTGTACATGATGAACCTGCCGCTGTCCACCGCCGCCCTGCACGCCACCCCTGAGAAGCCCGGGGACCGCTCCTCAGAGATCAGCTCCCCAGTTAACTGCAACAGTGAGGAGATGATGGCGAGTCCAAGAGACCCTGATGTCCACAAATCCACAGAGCACCTTCACGAGACAGAAAACAATTCCCCTCCATCTGCCAGCAGTGAGACAGCCTGA
- the sec62 gene encoding translocation protein SEC62, translated as MAERRRHKKRIQEVSEPTKEEKAVAKYLRFNCPTKSTSMMGHRVDYFIASKAVDCLLDSKWAKAKKGEEALFTTRESVLDYCNRLLKKQFFHRALKVMKKKPEKDAKKEKEKEKSKGDSSKEEEKKGKKEKEKKKESEAAETKKEKSDDSPGTPKKKKEVKKKFKLEPHEDQLFLDGNEVYVWIYDPVHFKTFAMGLILVIAVIAATLFPLWPAEMRVGVYYLSVAAGCFVASILLLAVARCILFLIIWLVTGGRHHFWFLPNLTADVGFIDSFRPLYTHEYKGPRASNKKGSDKTDEKDSAASAKTQKSDSDEKSDSEKKDGDYEEEEEEEESKEAGREESKEAERERHSDTDSDRREDEGSQHSNGNDFEMITREELEQHTEEEEEEEEEEEEEDEETQERKEEGGSETKPQTAET; from the exons ATGGCGGAGCGCAGGAGACACAAGAAACGGATCCAG GAGGTGAGCGAGCCCACCAAGGAGGAGAAGGCGGTGGCCAAGTACCTCCGATTCAACTGCCCCACCAAGTCCACGAGCATGATGGGTCACCGGGTCGACTACTTCATTG CTTCCAAGGCAGTGGACTGTCTGCTGGACTCCAAGTGGGCCAAGGCTAAGAAGGGAGAGGAGGCGCTGTTCACCACCAGGGAGTCTGTGTTGGATTACTGCAACAG aCTTCTAAAGAAGCAGTTCTTCCACCGAGCTCTCAAAGTGATGAAGAAAAAGCCTGAGAAAGACGctaagaaagagaaagagaaagagaagtcCAAGGGCGACAGcagcaaagaggaggagaaaaaagggaagaaggagaaagagaagaagaaagagtcTGAGGCtgctgaaacaaagaaagagaagagc GATGACAGTCCTGGAACCcccaagaagaagaaagaagtgaaGAAGAAGTTCAAACTGGAGCCTCACGAGGATCAGCTATTCCTGGATGGAAATGAG GTTTACGTGTGGATTTATGATCCTGTCCATTTCAAGACATTTGCCATGGGACTGATCCTGG tcattgCAGTGATCGCGGCCACACTGTTCCCACTGTGGCCAGCGGAAATGCGTGTAGGAGTTTACTATCTAAGTGTTGCTGCAGGCTGCTTTGTCGCCAGTATATTGCTCCTAGCTGTCG CCCGCTGCATCCTCTTCCTGATCATCTGGCTGGTGACCGGCGGGCGCCATCACTTCTGGTTCCTCCCCAACCTGACGGCAGACGTTGGTTTCATCGACTCGTTCAGGCCGCTCTACACTCACGAGTACAAAGGGCCACGAGCCAGCAACAAGAAGGGTTCAGACAAGACCGACGAGAAGGACAGCGCCGCCTCGGCCAAGACTCAGAAATCGGACAGTGACGAGAAGTCAGACAGTGAGAAGAAGGACGGCGATtacgaagaggaggaggaagaggaggagagcaaagaGGCGGGGCGAGAGGAGAGTAAAGAAGCGGAGAGGGAGCGCcactcagacacagacagcGACCGTCGTGAGGACGAAGGCTCGCAGCACAGCAACGGAAACGACTTTGAGATGATCACTAgagaggagctggagcagcacacggaggaggaagaagaggaggaggaggaggaagaggaggaagacgaagAGACgcaagagaggaaagaagagggtGGGAGTGAGACTAAACCCCAGACTGCTGAAACATAA